Proteins from a genomic interval of Candidatus Hydrogenedens sp.:
- a CDS encoding site-specific DNA-methyltransferase yields MEEIPDGVVDLVVTSPPYFNIKDYSKDGWQKTYHSKKISGQIGDISDYETYIQELLKVWNECDRTLKPNGKLIINAPLMPMLKRELNTHYNRHIFDIAADIQHSILKNIKNMFLYDIYIWNRINWSKKLMFGSYPYPRNFYAQNTIEFITVYVKEGKPDNNIPKEIRERSKLTEKEWVEYTKQIWNIPIPSKNDLAFGKHPAIMPEEIVRRCVKLFTYIGDVVLDPFAGSGTTLKVAKDLGRHFIGYEICKTYKDVIDRKLSQITFEEFLYAKG; encoded by the coding sequence ATGGAAGAAATCCCAGACGGAGTTGTGGACTTAGTCGTAACAAGCCCTCCATATTTTAATATAAAAGACTATTCAAAAGATGGCTGGCAAAAAACTTACCATTCAAAAAAAATCTCCGGACAGATTGGAGATATTAGTGATTATGAAACTTACATTCAAGAATTGTTGAAAGTTTGGAATGAGTGTGATCGCACACTTAAACCAAATGGGAAACTAATCATTAATGCTCCACTTATGCCAATGTTAAAACGAGAATTAAATACACACTATAACAGACATATTTTTGATATAGCAGCTGACATCCAACACTCTATATTGAAAAACATTAAAAATATGTTTTTATATGATATTTATATATGGAATAGAATTAACTGGAGTAAAAAGTTAATGTTTGGAAGTTATCCTTACCCGCGAAATTTTTATGCACAAAATACAATAGAGTTTATAACTGTATATGTAAAGGAAGGAAAACCTGATAATAACATTCCTAAAGAAATTAGAGAAAGAAGTAAACTCACAGAAAAAGAATGGGTAGAATATACCAAACAAATATGGAATATTCCAATTCCAAGCAAAAATGATCTTGCTTTTGGGAAACATCCTGCTATTATGCCAGAAGAAATTGTTAGAAGATGTGTTAAATTATTTACATATATTGGTGATGTTGTTTTAGATCCATTTGCGGGGAGTGGAACAACATTGAAAGTCGCGAAAGATTTAGGAAGACATTTTATAGGATATGAGATTTGCAAAACATATAAAGATGTAATAGATAGAAAACTTAGTCAAATTACCTTTGAAGAATTTTTGTATGCTAAAGGTTGA
- a CDS encoding site-specific DNA-methyltransferase, which produces MLKVETNKLYVMDCFKFLKLVPEEFVDLIIIDPPYNMKKDKWDKFNSTEDFFKFTNSYLDMLIPKLKVTGSFYIFNSPFNCAFILKYLLDKGLTFQNWITWDKRDGLSAAKRKYTSSQETILFLTRSHKYTFNVDDVRIPYDSLERIEHAKKKGILKNDKRWYPHPKGKLCTDVWHFSSERHKNKINGKTPKLPHATPKPLDLIERIIKASSNPGDLVLDCFVGIGTTAVAAKGLGRNFIGCDINPEYIKIANQRLKMIKNE; this is translated from the coding sequence ATGCTAAAGGTTGAAACTAATAAACTTTATGTAATGGATTGTTTCAAATTTTTGAAATTGGTTCCTGAAGAATTTGTCGATTTGATAATTATTGACCCACCCTACAATATGAAAAAAGATAAATGGGATAAGTTTAATTCCACTGAAGATTTTTTTAAATTTACGAACTCCTATTTGGATATGTTAATTCCGAAGTTGAAGGTAACAGGAAGTTTTTATATTTTTAATTCTCCATTTAATTGTGCATTTATATTGAAATATCTTTTAGATAAAGGATTAACTTTTCAAAATTGGATAACATGGGATAAAAGAGATGGTTTGTCTGCTGCTAAAAGGAAATATACAAGTAGTCAGGAAACTATATTATTCCTTACAAGGTCCCATAAATACACTTTTAATGTAGACGATGTTAGAATTCCTTATGACTCTCTTGAGAGGATAGAACATGCTAAAAAAAAAGGCATACTTAAAAATGATAAAAGGTGGTATCCTCATCCTAAAGGTAAACTTTGTACGGATGTATGGCATTTTTCAAGTGAGAGACATAAAAATAAAATAAACGGCAAAACTCCTAAATTACCCCATGCAACCCCTAAACCTCTTGACTTAATTGAAAGAATAATTAAAGCAAGTAGTAATCCGGGAGATTTAGTATTAGATTGTTTTGTCGGTATAGGGACAACTGCCGTTGCTGCAAAAGGGTTAGGACGAAACTTTATTGGTTGCGATATTAATCCTGAATACATAAAAATTGCTAATCAAAGGTTAAAAATGATAAAGAATGAATAA